The genome window TTTGCGTTTAGTCGTCAACTAACCATTTTAAGTTTAAATGAAGAAGTAGCTGTTGGGTTAGGGCAAAATACAGCAGTCATTAAAGGAATTATGATGTTTGTAGTAGTAGTTCTTGCAGGCTCCGCAGTTGCGCTAGTAGGTAATTTAGCATTCGTTGGTTTAATGGTGCCGCATATTGTCCGTGCAATTGTTGGGACGGACTATCGATTTGTCTTACCAATGAGTGCCATTATCGGTGGATGGTTTATGGTAACAGCGGATTTTGCAGGTAGAATGATTAATGCTCCATATGAAACACCGGTAGTTGCCATTATTTCAATTATCGGCCTTCCATTCTTCTTACTTCTTGTTCGGAAGGGAGGTCGTCAGCTTGTTTAATGTCGGGCGAAAAAAACAACGTAAATGGTTAACGGCTTGGATATTATTAACAATAGTTATTTTTGTGATGGGTATTTCAATGGGAGCAGCTTCGGTTTCGATGGATCGCATAATACCAATTTTACTAGGAGACGGTAACTTCAAAGAATCGTTCGTCTTGTTCTCTGTTCGTTTACCGAGAATGTTTGTGCTAGCTGCGGCGGGGATGGCGTTAGCATTAGCTGGTGCCGTTTTACAAGGAGTGACTCGCAATGATTTAGCTGACCCTGGTATTATTGGGATCAACGCTGGAGCAGGTGTTGGGATTACGCTTTTTTATCTCCTTGTCGATGGTGATCTGCCTAATTTTGCGTATGTGTTACCAATTGTAGGATTTGGCAGCGCTTTATTAACGGCAATCTGCATTTACTTTTTCTCGTATAAGCGCAATGAGGGTGTTCAGCCGGTCCAACTCATTTTAGTCGGAGTAGGTGTAGCATCTGCCTTATCTGGTGTAATGATGATATTAATTTCCTCAGCTGAGCGTAGTGATGTGCAATTTATCGCACAATGGCTTGCGGGCAGTGTTTGGGGAACAGATTGGCCATTTTTCTGGGCTTTATTACCTTGGCTTGTGCTAGGCATTCCATTTATTTTTTATAAAGCAAATGTGTTAAATGTCCTGGCGATGACAGAACAAACGGCAGTTGGCTTAGGCTTGAATATCGGCCGAGAGCGTTTACAATTATTAGTTGTCTCTGTAGCATTAGCTGCGGCAGCTGTATCGGTAACAGGGGGCATTGCCTTTATCGGTCTTATGGCACCACATATTGCGAAGCAGCTTGTCGGACCGCGCTTCCAATTCTTTTTACCACTCACATTGTTTATCGGTGCAAGTTTACTAATGCTAGCGGATACTATAGGCCGCGTAGCTATTTCAACTGCGACAGTGCCAGCAGGTATCGTCGTGGCATGTATCGGGGCACCATATTTTTTATATTTACTACGAAAAAACGACTGAATGGCATAGGCTGTTCGGTTGTTTTTTATTTTGAAAGGATTTCGGAATATTTGTTAAATATGCAATACTAATATAAATGGGGGGATAGTGGATGAGGAAATTATTAGCTGTTTTATTATGTTCCATAATTGTATTGTCAGCATGTACTTCAGAATTAGCGATTACAGAAGTAAAGTCTGTACCAAAGGATTTACAAGAAACTTTAAATGTTCTTGGAATGGAAGATTATGTGCAAAAGATTAATAATGGTGAAAAACGCTCGTATATTGTGATTAATACAAAGGGAACTATTACGGTCAGCTTGGAGAGTAAGGACGATACGATTGTAATAAACATCGATGAAGTTGAAAATCCAAACGACGAAGTTATTAAGCAGCATATTTTTAAACTAACGACAGATACTAAATATGTATATACTATTGACTTATATAAAAATGGTGAACCAATTCCGTTTGATACCGTGGGGGCTTTTTAGTTTTAAGGAGACGGATAGGATTTGCGATATCGACGGATAAAAATCCCAAGGAGACGGATAGAATTAGCATCGACGGAAAGCAAGGCCAGAACGCCGGAAAGGAATCTCCGAGCGACGGAAAGAACGACGGCAACGACGGATAGAAATCCCAAGGAGAAGGATAGAATTAGCGGCGACGGAAAGCAGGCCAGAACGCCGGAAAAGAATCTCCGAGCGACGGAAAGAACGACGGCAACGACGGATAAAAATCCCAAGGAGACGGATAGAATTAGCATCGACGGAAAGCAAGGCCAGAACGCCGGAAAGGAATCTCCGAGCGACGGAAAGAACGACGGCAACGACGGATAGAAATCCCAAGGAGAAGGATAGAATTAGCGGCGACGGAAAGCAGGCCAGAACGCCGGAAAAGAATCTCCGAGCGACGGAAAGAACGACGGCAACGACGGATAAAAATCCCAAGGAGACGGATAGAATTAGCATCGACGGAAAGCAAGGCCAGAACGCCGGAAAGGAATCTCCGAGCGACGGAAAGAACGACGGCAACGACGGATAGCGAGCAAAAAAATACTAGTAAGAGCTGAATCGCGGGGATTTTTCCGTTCTTTTTATCTAAAAAAGTTGGTGAAAGATTTAATTTGTACTATATGTATTTCAAGTTTTTTGGAACCTCTTTTTATGAGGTTCTTTTTTTATACAATAGATATAGGAGGTGAAGAAACAATGATTTTATTAGACCGTCAGGAATCGGAGCAACACAAAATTTTAGAAGCTTTGATACGAAGATTACCTAGTACACATACAGAATACATGAATTATTTTGAGAAGTTGAGGCGAATACACGCAGGCTTTGCTGGGGAGCAAAGAGTAGACGCAGAATGGCTTGAAATTATTTTACCTCATCCGCATTATTTTCTTCATGATTTGCAAATACTTAATCACTTTGGTACTACACATCAAATAGACACCGTTTTACTATGTCCTCAATTTATATTGATACTTGAAATTAAAAATATAACAGGATTTCTGGACTTTGATGAATCTTTTAATCAATTTACACGAACTACAGCAGAAGGCGATGTCGAGGGAATGACTAATCCCCTTCATCAAAGTAGGCGACATATGGAGTGGATGAAGGGGATGTTACAACAGTCACGGCTTGAGATTCCCATTCATCATGCTGTCGTTTTGGCAACGAAAAATGCTATTTTATCGAAGAGTTTAAGGGGACAACCAATTTTTCATGTTTCAGGTTTACGTTATCACGTGAGAGAATGGCTTCAACAGCATAAAAAAACAGTAGTGGATGAAGATAAGCTTTTTCAATTTGCTTCTAAATTATTATCCATGCATACGCCAATCAAAAGAGAAATAGCATTGCCTGTCCAAGATTTAGTAAAAGGTGTACTATGCGAAAGTTGTTTAAATGGACAGACATTAAACTATCGTTACCCAAAATGGTATTGTCAACGCTGCGGAGCAGTTGATCAAGCAGCAATTTTTAGGACCCTTGAAGATTATCGATTGCTAATAGGAGAAACGTTAACAAATAAAAGCTTTTGCGAGTTTTTTGCAATAGATTCGCCGAATACAGCTTATAAATTACTACAAAAGTTACCGTTGAAAGCAGAGGGAACAACAAGTAATAGGAAGTATTTAATTGTTAATTAACATACAAAAATTCATGCGGTCTGAATTTTTGTATGTTAAGTTGTAGACGGATTGAACTAGTATTGATGGAAAAAACCACTAAAGTGACGGGTAAAATTAGCAGCTACGGAATGAAAGGACTCATCGACGGAAAGAAGCCTCGAAGCGACGGAAGAAACCAATGCAACGACGGAAAGAAACCCCAAGGAGACGGATAAAACTAACGGCGACGGAATGAAAGGGCTCATCGACGGAAAGAAGCCTCGAAGCGACGGAAGAAACCAATGCAACGACGGAAAGAAACCCTAAGGTGACGGATAAAACTAACGGCGACGGAATGAAAGGACTCATCGACGGAAAGAAGCCTCGGAGCGATGGAAGAAACCAATACAACGACGGAAACACCCCTCAAAACCCCGAACTTCTCACTAATTTCCTACTAGACAAATAAAAACCTAAGGTATATAGTTAGCTAGGCTAACTAATCGAAAAGGAGTGGTATTTTTGACGATCGAACAAGATTTTTTTAATCAGTACCGCTTGATGTACAGACCGTTTATCAATCAACTAAATGTGGAGTTAGAGAAATATCACCTGTATAGCTCACAGTGGGCTGTTCTTCGATTATTGATGGATAAAGGGCCACATACATTTGTTGACATTGCGAATTTTATGTCTATTGAAAAGCCGAGTGTGACGAGGCTTGTGCAAAAGCTTGTGGAGCTTGGCTATGTGGAAACGGTAGTGGGCAGGGATAAGCGCGAAAAGCTTGTTCAATTATCAGCTTATGGTGAAGAGCTTGTGCTAGAAATTAAGGCTCATTTAAAACCATTTTTTGAACAGGCACTGGCAGGTGTATCGAAGCAGGATATTGAGATTGCGACACAAGTTTTAGCGGACATTTGTGCAAACATCAATCGGTAGGAGAGAAAAAAGTGGAAGCAACTAGACATAAACTATGGACAAAAGACTTTTTAATCGTCTCACTTATTAACTTTACCATTACATTAATCTTTTATTTATTGATGGTAACAATTGCGGGCTATGCGGTTGAGCATTTTGGGGCTTCAACTAGTACGGCAGGGCTTGTATCGAGTATTTTTATTATTGGTACTTTATTTGGACGTCTCGGGACAGGACGTATCATTGGGGATTGGGGTAGCAAAAAAACATTATTTTATGGATTATTATTGTTTATGCTATCAACGATGTCTTATTTTATCGCGGCAAATTTGCCACTACTAATGCTCAATCGTTTAGTACAAGGAATTGCGCTTGGGATGGCAAGTACGGCAACGGGAACCATTATTGCACAAATTTTACCTCCTGACCGACGCGGTGAAGGTATAGGGTATTACAGTTTAAGTGCCATCTTAGCAACTGCTATAGGACCGTTTGTTGGTATTCTTTTAACACAGCTGTTTGAAGATTATCGTATGATTTTTGCAGTCGATTCAGTATTAGCCATTGTTTGCTTTTTGATGTATTTTATCGTAACCGTTCCAGACGCACCGAAGAAGGCTAAAGAAATGGCTGAGAAAACAGGATTTAAGCTATCCAATTTTATCGAAATGCGTGCTCTGCCAATTGCTTTTGTGGCGCTCGTTATTGGCTTTGCCTACTCGGGAATTATGTCATTTATGACGTTTTACGCGAAAGAGCTTGATTTGGTAAAAGCGGGAAGCTATTTCTTTATCATTTATGCAATTGTCATTTTAGCGACACGTCCATTTACCGGGAAATTACTAGACACTAGAGGTGCGAATATTGTTATTTATCCATGCCTAATCATTTTTGCGATCGGTATGTATGCCTTTAGCTCAGCGACAAATAGCGTTGTATTTTTACTAGCTGCTGCTTGCATAGGAATTGGTTATGGTAACTTCAACTCTGTAGCGCAAGCAATAGCTATTAAGGTTACACCAAATGAGCGTTTAGGCCTGGCGACATCGACATATTTTATATTATATGATTTAGGTTTAGGGGTTGGTCCTTATTTCTTAGGATTCTTTGTTCCAACGATGGGGTACAGTGCCATTTTCTTCGCGATGGTATTCGTTATTTTAGTGTCAATTATTCTTTATTATTTTTTATATGGAAAATATGAAAAATTAAAGCAAGCGAAAATTTCGTAGATTAGAATAATTATGTTGTAGAAAAAACGTTATTTTACTAGTTGTCTAAATATATCAACTAGAAAATGACGTTTTTTTCTTTAAATAAAAATACTTCTTGCAATCGATTATGATAATCATTATCATTCTCAGTATAAACTATTTCGGAAGTAGGTACTTAGCATGAAAAAAACATCATTCTTGTCAGTATTAGTTGCAGGGAGTATTCTAATGACTGGCTGTGGCGATACAGAAGAGTCTAAAAAAGAAGATAAGCCAGCAACAGAGCAAGCAGAACAAGATACAAAGGTTGATTTATCTGCTGAACTAGCAGCCTATCAACAATTTGCCTTAGAGCAAATGGACCAATTTTTAATAGCAACAGAAAAATTTGTGAACTTATTTAAAGCAGGTGACATTGAAGGAGCAAAAGCAGCCTACGCACCAGCACGTATGTATTTCGAACGTTCAGAACCAATTGCAGAGAGCTTTGGTGACCTTGACCCACGTATTGACGGTCGTCTAGCTGATATCCAAGAAGAAGGTAAGGGCGAGGAAGAATGGACGGGCTATCATAAGCTTGAACATGCGCTTTGGGTAGAAAATAAAACTGCCGGCTACGAAAAAATTGCAGATCAACTACTAGCAGATGCTAAAGAATTACATGCATTAGTTCAAACTGTAGAAGTAACACCAGATGTCATGATTACAGGTGCGGTTGATTTATTAAATGAAGTATCGACATCTAAAATCACTGGTGAAGAAGAAATCTATTCCCACACTGATCTTTATGACTTTAAAGCAAACATCGAAGGCGCAGAAAAAATCTTTGAAATCTTACGTCCAAAATTAGAAGCGAAAGACAAAGACTTAGTAGCAACATTAGATGAAAAATTCAAAGCAGTAGATGATTTATTGGCACAGCATGCGACAGCTGATGGTGGGTATGTTTCGTACGAGGAATTAACAGAAGAAAATACAAAAGCACTTTCAGCAGCAGTTAATCAACTTGGAGAACCATTAAGTCAAATGGGGATTATTTTGGAGTGATCATAAATGACAGTGTCAAATGATGAAAAATGGATCGATAAAAAAATATCTAGACGTGAAATGTTAAAGCTATCAGGTATCGGAGTAGCTGGTGTAGCTATTGGAGCTTCTGGCTTAGGTGGTGTCATGAAAGTAATGGGCTATGATGTGTTTGAGCCCGTTGCAGACAGCACGACTGCGCGTAATAAAGTTGATTTCTATGGAAAACATCAATCTGGCATAGTTACACCTGTTCAGACAAATATTTATTTTGCTTCTTTGGATGTTTTATTTACATCAAAGAAAGAGCTACAAGAGTTGTTCAAACAATGGACACCTCTTGTTGTACGTTTAATGAATGGTGAATTAATGGTAGATTTAACAACAAATACTAGAGTTCCTACAGGAGATACAGGCGAAGCGGAGGGTTTAGATGCTTCGAATTTATCGATTACAATAGGCGTTGGGCCATCTTTGTTCGATAAACTTGGTATCCAGCATTTGAAGCCCGCAGAATTAAACGATTTACCACATTTCCCAAAAGATCAGCTACTAAAAGAGTTTACAGGTGGAGATCTTTGTATTCAAGCATGTGCGGATGATCCACAGGTGGCATTCCACGCAGTACGTAATTTAGTGCGTGCGGCCTCAGGCAAGGTAGAGATTAAATGGTCACAGGCAGGCTTCAACTCTTTCCCAGCTGGTGGAGGAACACCTCGTAATTTATTTGCATTCAAGGATGGTACGGTAAATCCATCGATTACAGATGAAAAAGATTTAAACAAAGTTGTATGGGTCGATAAAGGCTGGCTAAAAGGTGGCTCTTATTTAGTTGCCCGTAAAATTCAAATGCATCTTGAAACATGGGATCGCACATCTTTGAAGGATCAGGAAGCGACATTTGGTCGTTATCGCGACAGTGGAGCTCCATTAGGGAAAAAGAAGGAATTTGATGATTTCGATGTAGAGGCGAAGGATAGCAACAGCGAGTATATTATGCCAGATACTTCACATGTGCATTTGGCACGTAAATCAGGTGCTCGTATTTTACGTCGCTCATACTCTTATGCATCAGGTGTTATGACTAATACAGGCGCGCATGATGCAGGGCTATTATTTGTATCTTTTCAGAAAGACCCAGCACAATTTACAACAGTCCAAAATAGCTTAGGGCGAATGGATAAGATGAATGAGTACATTACCCATCGAGGCAGCGCAGTGTTTGCTTGCTTCCCTGGTGTACAAAAGGGGAGTTATATAGGTGAAGCACTTTTTAACGCGCTGTAGTTTAGTACTTTGCTTGTTATTGGCACTTGCTGTACCAGTGCAGGCAGCGCAATCATATAGTCACTTGTACATTTCTATTAGTGATGCGCTGATGAATACGAAGCAGGACAAGGAAGCTGAGGCAGAGCGTGCACTTGAACAGTTTGCCACAGACTGGGCATCAGTCACATCTGAGCAAAAGGAAGCACAAGAAAAAGTGGATGAAATTCTTGCACAAGCAATTGAAGCTACTTCTAAGGATGAACGTTTAAAGGCACTGTCTGAATTGTCAAATGCCTTACGTGCATTAGAAAAGCTTGAAAATCCTGTAGATGAAGCGGCACAGCGAGCAGAATTCGGCACGAAATTTAAACCCATCATGAAAGCATTTGAAGATGCCTTAGCAAGCGGTGACATAACTACAATCGACGCAGCGTATAAAGATTTTAATGCGAAATGGAAGAAAATTGAACGGCCTGTGCGTGAGCAAAGCATTGCCATGTACGGCCAAATTGAAACACAGATGGCCTTTATACGAATCACAATTGCTTCTGAAGAGCCAGATGTAGCTTTAATGCAATCTCAATATGCAGAATTAAAACAAACAATTGAGGATTTTGTAGCAGGTAATGATACGGCGAAAGTTGTAGAAGGAGAGTATTCCTTAGCAACATTACTTGCTTATATTGATGAGACGAACGATTTTATCGATGCAGGTGACTACAAGGCTGCTTCTAATAAAATTCGAGATTTCATTAAAATATGGCCAAGTGTAGAAATAGATATTTCAACACGTAACGGCAGCCTTTATACAAAAATTGAAAGTGATATGCCGATTCTCGTTAGTGACTTATTGAAGTCTAACGTCGATGTTAAAACAATAAAAAGTAAGTTAGATAATTTCCGCACTGAAATTGAACTGATTCAAGGTGACTCAGATTATACGATGTGGGATGCGGCTTTAATCTTACTGCGAGAAGGCTTAGAAGCATTGCTCATTATTATGGCATTAGTATCGTTCCTAGAGAAATCTGGACAAAAAACAATGCGCAAATGGATATATACTGGTGCATTTGTTGGGATCTTACTATCAGCAGTAGCAGCTGTTTTAATGTCGACAATTTTCCAATCTGCGACAGTTGATACAAGTCGAGAGTTGATGGAAGGATATATTGGTTTACTAGCTGCTGCCATGATGATCGGGGTAGGTATTTGGCTCCATAGTAAATCGAGTGTGGTAAGCTGGAATCGCTATATTTCCAAACAAATGGGCAATGCCATCTCAAGTGGCTCGGTGTTTGCGATGGCCGCAATTAGCTTCTTATCCGTTTTCCGTGAAGGGGCAGAAACACTTGTCTTCTATGCAGGAATTGCACCTAAAATGGAGACATCTCAATTTGTGCTAGGAATCGTAGTAGCACTTCTAGTATTAGCTATTTTTGCATTTGTGTTATTTAAAGCAAGTGGAAAAATTCCAATTCATAAATTTTTCGCAGTGGCAACGGTGTTAATCTACGTACTGGCATTTAAAATCATTGGTGTTAGTCTGCATACATTGCAGCTACGGGATACAGTTTCAACAACGATTGTAGATGGCTTGCCAGTTGTCAACATCATTGGTTTCTATCCAACTGTCGAAACAATGATTGGACAATCGATTTTACTTTTACTTATTGTCGCTACGATCATTTATAAAAAGAAACAAAATAAATAGAAGGGCGGATGAATATTCTTTCATCTGCTCTTTATGTGTTGAAAGCTATTGCGTCATTAAAGCGTCATCTGTATTTTGTGTATTAAAAAAAGCAACAGATTAGAATCTGCTGCTTAAATAAATCTATAGTTTTGATATATTAGAAGCTAAAAATAATAAAAAGTAAACTCCCAAAATTCCAAAGAATATTTTTCTTTCTCCTCTAGCTATAAAGGAAATACATGTAAATACAATTGAAACACCTGAAATCACACCATAAATAGGATTTTCTAATAAAAGGCTCAGAACGAGAAATATAATAAATGTTAAAAATGAAATATGTTTTAACACATAAAAAAATCGTTGGCCTCCTGTTTCAACAACTTTCCATCGACCAAGGTAAATAGTAGCATCCTTTTTTGGAGGAGATTCTAGCATTTCATTTGAAAATTTAGTATAAATAGGTTGAATATAAGGTGCTCGATTGTCAATAGACTGAAACCCCCAATAAAACGGCTCTTTATTAATTAAAAACGGAGATAGGGGCTTAAATGAGGCTCCTTCTAGCTTGTCATCTGACTCATCTCTGTAAATAGGCAATAACTCTAATTCAGCATCGTATGAAAAAATAACACGTTGGTTTCCTATATCACCAAAATATTTATCCCATTTTAGTGTTTTAAAGTTACTGAATAAAAAATGAAACTTTTTCTTCTTTTGCATATAAGCTACGCTGCAATCTACTGGAATCCATCCAGTATCCTCTATATAGAATTCATTCCAAACATGTGCATTCATTTTACCATTAGACCATGTACCTACAATTACTCTTGAAGGTATATCTAACGATCGACATAAAGCTGTAAATAAAAATGAATATTCTCCACAATCCCCTTGTTTACTTTCTAAGAATGATTCAACACCTCTGCTTTTCGGAGGATAAACATAGGTGAAATTATCAACAATATAATGAAATATAGCTTCAGCTTTTTCTTTTACTGTATTTGTGTTTTTAGTTACTTCATTTGCTAGTGCTTTCACCCCTTCACTTATTTGTACTAATTCTCCACTTCGTAAATAATATTCTCTTTCTGTAACGCTTAGTTTAATCTTATCTTTTTTATTATCTAATGAGACTGAATACATTACTTCCAATTTTTCATCTGCATTTAATTCCAAATAATTAATTCGATTACCACCTTGATCTTCACAACTATCCATTACAGGATAATTAGAGACTGTCTCTGAATCGTTTAAAGGCAGAGTGGTCCATATTTTTGTTTTTTCACTCTCCCTGTTTTGATATGTATATGTAACGTGTACTTTGTTAACCATGGCTCACTCTCCTAATTTTACTACCTATTATAAAAAGAAATACAGCCTTAATAATATATTCATAAATAAAAGTTATTAATAAAAGTTTATCATAGTATCATTTGAATTAGAGAAACAATTTATTGTCGCATTCCCGTCATTATTTATTCGGTTCTTTACGCTATTTCGGACGGCTGTGAATAACTACTCACTATGTTACGATAAAGCCTTGTAGAATTTGCTCTCTACAAGGGTTTTTCTTCTCTAAATTTTTGTTTCTTAGTTATTGATTTACGTATATATTTTGGATTAAAAATGGTTCTATAATATTTTGGGGATATTCACACAAATTTATACTTGAATGTCGGGAAACAAGTGTGCTTTGCAAATGCATCTTAACATGAATATTCTAGGATAAAAGATGTAGGGATTACGAAAATAGAAGAAATAAGCCCAAAATGTACGTATTAATTTCCCGATACAGCACTCCAACATTTGAATTAGAACCTTTTAGTTTAAGAAAGTATAAAGTAAGTAGGAAGATTGAAAATAGTCTCTTGGCCAGTAACTGGTTAAGAGGCTATTTCTTTTGACGTAAATGTAATTTGCCCGTTCTTTTATAGTTAGGTAAATTTGGTGAGTGTCAAATTTTGTTTATGTGTTAAAATTATGTTATAAATTGTTAAATTCCCTATAAAGATGTGTTTTTCTATTATTACAATTCATTAACATAATTTAAACACTATAAAAATAGTGAATTAATAATAATATGTTTACATATATATGTAATGGGGGAATGTGTTTTGAATAGTTCGACTATTTACGACATATCGTATGCGATGAAAGTCGTTTGTACGGTATAGGCCCAAACCGAAAGCCTAGATAGAGAGAGAGGGTGTAAGGTGAAATAGCAAAGATAGGTTTACTTTGTCGTTAATGCATTCAAACGACACACATGCGAATTTAAACAATATTGGTAGAAAGGTGACAGCAGTTAAGGAGGTTAGAGCCAAAAGCATATCGGGTATGATGACAACCTTGCATACGAAAATGATCTAATCTTTTGCATTTTAACTTTTTTCAGCGGGTATCCAAACACCCGCTGAAAGGCGGATAAAAACTATCATTCTTAAAATTGAAAGGAGAATTGACTTGATGTCAAAGAAGAATTGGAAGAAGCCGATAAATGCCTTTTTAGCAACAACTTTAGTCGCAAGTATTGCTGCACCAGTAGCACCTATCACTGTAAATGCTGAAACACTTGCAAAGGATTTAATCATTTCAGAGTATGTTGAAGGAAGTTCCTTCAATAAAGCAATTGAAATATATAATGGTACAGGTGCCGCGGTTGATTTAAGTAATTATACGCTAGAGCTTCATACGAACGGAGAAGTTACCGCGAAAAATAAAGTAAGTCTGACAGGTACTCTAGAAAACGGAGCTACGTATGTTGTATATCATAAAGATGCAGCGCCTACCATTAAAGCAAAAGGAAATCTAGAAAACGCAACTGTTATTAATTTCAATGGAAATGATCCAATTGTATTAAGGAAATCAGGTGAAGTAGTCGATTCCATTGGACAAGTTGGTTCTTCAGCAGATTTTGCTAAAGATGTAACATTAGTAAGAAAAAGTTCAGTCTTGACGGGTGATACAACTATTAATGATCCTTTTAATTCAACATCAGAATGGAATGCGTTTCCAGTAGATGATTTCTCCAATTTAGGGCAACACGTAATGGATACGGATTCAGGTGAGCCTGTTGACCCCGAAGCACCGGCAATTCTCTCAATTGGAGAGGCTCGGAATAAGGGCATAGGTGAAACGGTAACTATCAAAGGTAGAGTAGCAGCAGGCTTGAAAAATACGTTCTCTGTCCAAGATGATACAGGTGGTATTGCCGTAAGACCTCCTAATCTAGCTATGTCTATCGGCGATGAAGTTACATTAAAAGGTAAGTTAGCTGACTATCGTGGGTTACTACAATTAGATGGTGCTACAATCGTTGAAAAAGTTGAAAATGCCGGTGCGCCTTCTCCAAAAGTAGTAACAGGTGCTCAAGTAAATGAAGATAGCGAATCACAGCTAGTAACAGTGAAAAATGTTACTCTTACAGATGTTCAACAAGGGGCTGGATGGGCAAACTTTACTGCAAATGACGGAACGAATTTCCTCGTTCGAGATGAAACAGATTCACTCGGCTTAACTGCTGGTACAAACTATGAATCTATCACTGGTATTGTTCAACAGTTCGATAAAGACTATCAAGTCATTCCTCGATCAAAAGCAGATATCGTAGTGGATAGCTCAGCACTGAAGCCTGCTATCGCATCTCCTGGAAGTGGGACGTTTGTTGGGAAAACAACAGTTACTTTAACAACACCGACAGCAGGTGCAGAAATTTATTACACATTAGATGGCACGGAGCCAACTGATAAAAGTTCTAAATATGAGGCACCAATTGAGATTAGCAAAAATACTACTTTAAAAACAATAGTTAAAGCTAAAGATGGCACATTTAGTGACATAACTACATTTGATTATAACATCACAGATAAATTACAAATTCATGATATTCAAGGTGCAGGGCATACCTCTACATTTGATGGTCAGACAGTTGAAGGAATTGAAGGTATCGTCACTTATTCATTTTCGTTAAATAATAATTGGTATTATACGATTCAAACACCTGATGAATTAGCTGATAATGATCCGAATACTTCTGAAGGAATTTTCCTATACAGTGGAAAAAAACAATGGCCAATAAAAGTAGGCGATTTAGTATCTGTTAAAGGTAAAGTAAACGAATATGCTTACGATGGTTATGATGACAGGCAGCAAACCGACTTGAAAACAACACAAATTAATGTGCGTGACGATCAAGATGGAAAAGTAGAAGTTATTAAA of Lysinibacillus agricola contains these proteins:
- a CDS encoding nuclease-related domain-containing protein — protein: MILLDRQESEQHKILEALIRRLPSTHTEYMNYFEKLRRIHAGFAGEQRVDAEWLEIILPHPHYFLHDLQILNHFGTTHQIDTVLLCPQFILILEIKNITGFLDFDESFNQFTRTTAEGDVEGMTNPLHQSRRHMEWMKGMLQQSRLEIPIHHAVVLATKNAILSKSLRGQPIFHVSGLRYHVREWLQQHKKTVVDEDKLFQFASKLLSMHTPIKREIALPVQDLVKGVLCESCLNGQTLNYRYPKWYCQRCGAVDQAAIFRTLEDYRLLIGETLTNKSFCEFFAIDSPNTAYKLLQKLPLKAEGTTSNRKYLIVN
- a CDS encoding MarR family winged helix-turn-helix transcriptional regulator, which translates into the protein MVFLTIEQDFFNQYRLMYRPFINQLNVELEKYHLYSSQWAVLRLLMDKGPHTFVDIANFMSIEKPSVTRLVQKLVELGYVETVVGRDKREKLVQLSAYGEELVLEIKAHLKPFFEQALAGVSKQDIEIATQVLADICANINR
- the efeO gene encoding iron uptake system protein EfeO; its protein translation is MKKTSFLSVLVAGSILMTGCGDTEESKKEDKPATEQAEQDTKVDLSAELAAYQQFALEQMDQFLIATEKFVNLFKAGDIEGAKAAYAPARMYFERSEPIAESFGDLDPRIDGRLADIQEEGKGEEEWTGYHKLEHALWVENKTAGYEKIADQLLADAKELHALVQTVEVTPDVMITGAVDLLNEVSTSKITGEEEIYSHTDLYDFKANIEGAEKIFEILRPKLEAKDKDLVATLDEKFKAVDDLLAQHATADGGYVSYEELTEENTKALSAAVNQLGEPLSQMGIILE
- a CDS encoding MFS transporter, producing MEATRHKLWTKDFLIVSLINFTITLIFYLLMVTIAGYAVEHFGASTSTAGLVSSIFIIGTLFGRLGTGRIIGDWGSKKTLFYGLLLFMLSTMSYFIAANLPLLMLNRLVQGIALGMASTATGTIIAQILPPDRRGEGIGYYSLSAILATAIGPFVGILLTQLFEDYRMIFAVDSVLAIVCFLMYFIVTVPDAPKKAKEMAEKTGFKLSNFIEMRALPIAFVALVIGFAYSGIMSFMTFYAKELDLVKAGSYFFIIYAIVILATRPFTGKLLDTRGANIVIYPCLIIFAIGMYAFSSATNSVVFLLAAACIGIGYGNFNSVAQAIAIKVTPNERLGLATSTYFILYDLGLGVGPYFLGFFVPTMGYSAIFFAMVFVILVSIILYYFLYGKYEKLKQAKIS
- a CDS encoding FecCD family ABC transporter permease; this translates as MFNVGRKKQRKWLTAWILLTIVIFVMGISMGAASVSMDRIIPILLGDGNFKESFVLFSVRLPRMFVLAAAGMALALAGAVLQGVTRNDLADPGIIGINAGAGVGITLFYLLVDGDLPNFAYVLPIVGFGSALLTAICIYFFSYKRNEGVQPVQLILVGVGVASALSGVMMILISSAERSDVQFIAQWLAGSVWGTDWPFFWALLPWLVLGIPFIFYKANVLNVLAMTEQTAVGLGLNIGRERLQLLVVSVALAAAAVSVTGGIAFIGLMAPHIAKQLVGPRFQFFLPLTLFIGASLLMLADTIGRVAISTATVPAGIVVACIGAPYFLYLLRKND
- the efeB gene encoding iron uptake transporter deferrochelatase/peroxidase subunit → MTVSNDEKWIDKKISRREMLKLSGIGVAGVAIGASGLGGVMKVMGYDVFEPVADSTTARNKVDFYGKHQSGIVTPVQTNIYFASLDVLFTSKKELQELFKQWTPLVVRLMNGELMVDLTTNTRVPTGDTGEAEGLDASNLSITIGVGPSLFDKLGIQHLKPAELNDLPHFPKDQLLKEFTGGDLCIQACADDPQVAFHAVRNLVRAASGKVEIKWSQAGFNSFPAGGGTPRNLFAFKDGTVNPSITDEKDLNKVVWVDKGWLKGGSYLVARKIQMHLETWDRTSLKDQEATFGRYRDSGAPLGKKKEFDDFDVEAKDSNSEYIMPDTSHVHLARKSGARILRRSYSYASGVMTNTGAHDAGLLFVSFQKDPAQFTTVQNSLGRMDKMNEYITHRGSAVFACFPGVQKGSYIGEALFNAL